In Triticum aestivum cultivar Chinese Spring chromosome 5B, IWGSC CS RefSeq v2.1, whole genome shotgun sequence, the following proteins share a genomic window:
- the LOC123111792 gene encoding uncharacterized protein, with the protein MAAAEARAAWQRAANRCLFQEDAKRAPKLACCPPTMQQHEANSGNPTSPRDCHIPNFMHLNWNPMNSNQPIDAWFLQLQPNFGCHKVLSGDHLNYMGGEATAKKVDSFSPISTLDDINTKKSECPSELPWMVSTAFMKQTSEAPCEGCPQTSLKCRGNPNDFLHEDKEVMDFKTFDPLFPKKPKKACYEMDPPWEQERKCQPWWQVADEEGLASLVAERAMQHIENNDLPKPTQIVRIHGAKLNGHENKDGCGNSLSSSGKESRPQPHDTMMCSYSLSSTNETNSSDGGGWQQSHKNDAHGGTQDSYSSGDHTPGSKPTYQNQKDAERAQLLDALRHSQTRAREAEVAAKNAHDEKDHVVKLLFRQASHLFACKQWLKMLQLENICLQLTLKEHQIAAMFPELPWTVMKEEKAEPEEGRKGRAKKKGRRQSKEGGFCKAIMFAVGVGIVGAGLLLGWTFGWLLPRL; encoded by the exons ATGGCGGCGGCAGAAGCGAGAGCTGCTTGGCAACGGGCTGCCAACCGCTGCTTGTTTCAGGAGGATGCAAAGAGAGCTCCAAAATTGGCCTGCTGTCCACCGACAATGCAACAGCATGAAGCAAACAGCGGGAACCCCACCAGTCCGCGAGACTGCCACATCCCGAATTTCATGCATTTGAACTGGAACCCGATGAACTCCAATCAGCCGATAGATGCCTGGTTTCTTCAGCTGCAGCCCAATTTCGGGTGCCACAAGGTGCTTTCTGGTGACCATCTGAATTACATGGGCGGAGAAGCCACTGCCAAGAAAGTGGACAGTTTCTCGCCAATCTCTACGCTTGACGACATAAACACAAAGAAGAGTGAGTGCCCTTCTGAGCTACCATGGATGGTTTCGACGGCTTTTATGAAGCAAACATCTGAAGCACCTTGCGAAGGGTGCCCTCAAACGAGTCTCAAATGCAGAGGAAATCCGAATGACTTCCTTCATGAGGATAAAGAGGTTATGGACTTCAAAACTTTTGATCCTTTGTTTCCAAAGAAACCAAAGAAGGCATGCTATGAGATGGATCCACCTTGGGAACAAGAGAGGAAGTGTCAGCCCTGGTGGCAAGTAGCTGATGAGGAAGGACTGGCTTCGCTTGTTGCAGAAAGAGCAATGCAGCACATTGAGAACAATGATCTGCCAAAACCCACTCAGATAGTGCGTATTCATGGGGCAAAATTGAACGGTCATGAAAACAAGGATGGCTGTGGGAATTCATTATCTTCTTCTGGTAAAGAGTCGCGGCCGCAACCACACGACACTATGATGTGCAGCTATAGCCTCTCAAGCACCAATGAGACGAATTCATCTGACGGTGGAGGCTGGCAACAGTCTCACAAAAATGATGCACATGG GGGCACGCAGGATTCATATAGTAGTGGTGATCATACACCAGGCAGCAAGCCCACATATCAGAATCAGAAAGACGCCGAGAGGGCCCAGCTACTGGACGCTCTTCGCCATTCGCAGACACGGGCTAGGGAAGCCGAGGTGGCTGCCAAGAATGCTCATGATGAGAAAGACCATGTCGTCAAGCTATTGTTTCGTCAGGCCTCGCACCTCTTTGCGTGTAAGCAGTGGCTGAAAATGCTGCAACTGGAGAACATATGCCTCCAGCTCACGCTGAAAGAGCATCAGATAGCAGCCATGTTCCCGGAGCTTCCCTGGACGGTGATGAAGGAGGAGAAGGCGGAGCCAGAAGAGGGGCGGAAAGGCAGGGCAAAGAAGAAAGGCAGGAGGCAGAGCAAGGAAGGTGGCTTCTGCAAGGCCATCATGTTTGCAGTTGGCGTAGGCATCGTCGGCGCGGGGTTGCTCCTTGGCTGGACCTTTGGGTGGCTGCTGCCCAGGTTGTAA
- the LOC123111793 gene encoding THO complex subunit 6, translating to MAAATATATVQAQPGLDAREWDEAAYRRGILRERDLSCRTLFRAVFYDQRDEPDPDVLLAAASSDGSLASFSLSSCIASSASAHAAPQLAAAALVDPVCIVQAHSGPVYDAKFYNDPIQPLLFSCGDDGHIRGWRWHEMQSCLLPLSLQGDHVEPILDLVNPQHEGPWGARSPIPENNAIAISKQDGSLFAAAGDACAYCWDVESGKCKMTFKGHTDYLHSIAVREANHQVVTGSEDGTARIWDCRSGKCTQTIRPVQNKKFEGSWVGCIAIDASESWLACGTSCGISVWSLLSNECIFNADCGAPVQDLLFDKNQILAVGAEPALSRFTINGVVVSQIKCAPPSAFSVSMHSSGMAAVAGHGGLVDVISGFGSHLCAFRCRGLDR from the exons atggcggcggcgacggcgacggcgacggtgcaaGCGCAGCCAGGACTCGACGCGCGCGAGTGGGACGAGGCGGCGTACCGGCGGGGCATCCTGCGGGAGCGCGACCTCTCCTGCCGCACCCTCTTCCGCGCCGTCTTCTACGACCAGCGCGACGAACCCGACCCGgacgtcctcctcgccgccgcctccagcgACGGATCCCTCGCGTCCTTCTCGCTGTCCTCCTgcatcgcctcctccgcctccgcccacGCCGCCCCACAG CTGGCTGCCGCCGCGCTGGTCGACCCCGTCTGCATCGTCCAAGCGCACAGCGGCCCCGTCTACGACGCCAAGTTCTACAACGATCCGATTCAGCCGCTGCTCTTCAG CTGCGGGGATGACGGCCACATCCGGGGTTGGAGATGGCACGAGATGCAGAGCTGCCTTCTGCCACTCTCTCTGCAAG GGGATCATGTTGAACCAATACTTGACTTGGTTAACCCTCAGCATGA AGGCCCTTGGGGTGCACGGTCTCCAATACCAGAAAATAATGCCATTGCAATTAGCAAACAG GATGGATCTCTTTTCGCGGCAGCGGGTGATGCATGTGCTTATTGCTGGGATGTG GAAAGTGGAAAGTGTAAAATGACCTTTAAGGGGCATACTGACTATTTGCATAGTATCGCAGTTCGTGAGGCAAACCACCAG GTGGTAACTGGATCAGAGGATGGGACAGCCCGTATCTGGG ATTGCAGAAGTGGGAAGTGTACGCAGACGATACGTCCAGTACAGAACAAGAAATTTGAGGGCTCGTGGGTCGGTTGCATTGCCATTGATGCGAGTGAAAGTTGGCTG GCTTGTGGTACTTCTTGTGGTATATCAGTTTGGAGTCTTCTTTCAAATGAGTGCATCTTCAACGCAGATTGTGGTGCTCCTGTTCAAGATTTGTTGTTTGACAAAAATCAA ATTTTAGCGGTTGGCGCTGAACCTGCGCTCTCCCGTTTCACGATCAACGGGGTTGTTGTTTCGCAAATAAAGTGCGCTCCTCCGTCGGCATTTTCCGTCTCCATGCATTCATCTGGG ATGGCAGCTGTTGCTGGGCATGGAGGTCTGGTGGATGTCATCTCTGGATTCGGGAGCCATCTTTGCGCGTTTCGTTGCCGTGGCCTGGATAGGTAA